In a single window of the Chiloscyllium plagiosum isolate BGI_BamShark_2017 chromosome 32, ASM401019v2, whole genome shotgun sequence genome:
- the LOC122539551 gene encoding ubiquitin-conjugating enzyme E2 D3 isoform X1 produces the protein MALKRINKELADLARDPPAQCSAGPVGDDMFHWQATIMGPNDSPYQGGVFFLTIHFPTDYPFKPPKVAFTTRIYHPNINSNGSICLDILRSQWSPALTISKVLLSICSLLCDPNPEDPLVPEIARIYKTDREKYNRLAREWTEKYAVL, from the exons GAACTCGCTGACTTGGCTCGTGATCCTCCAGCACAGTGTTCTGCAGGGCCAGTTGGAGATGACA TGTTTCACTGGCAAGCCACAATCATGGGACCT aaTGATAGTCCATATCAGGGTGGAGTCTTTTTCTTGACAATTCACTTTCCTACAGACTACCCTTTCAAACCACCCAAG GTTGCGTTTACTACAAGAATTTATCATCCAAATATTAACAGTAATGGCAGCATCTGTCTTGATATTCTAAGATCACAGTGGTCCCCTGCTTTAACTATTTCTAAAG TACTATTGTCCATTTGTTCACTGTTATGTGATCCAAATCCTGAGGACCCGCTAGTGCCAGAGATTGCACGTATATACAAAACAGATAGGGAAAA ATATAACAGACTAGCAAGGGAGTGGACAGAAAAGTATGCTGTGCTCTAG
- the LOC122539551 gene encoding ubiquitin-conjugating enzyme E2 D3 isoform X2, giving the protein MALKRINKELADLARDPPAQCSAGPVGDDMFHWQATIMGPNDSPYQGGVFFLTIHFPTDYPFKPPKVAFTTRIYHPNINSNGSICLDILRSQWSPALTISKVLLSICSLLCDPNPEDPLVPEIARIYKTDREKYNKLAREWTQKYAM; this is encoded by the exons GAACTCGCTGACTTGGCTCGTGATCCTCCAGCACAGTGTTCTGCAGGGCCAGTTGGAGATGACA TGTTTCACTGGCAAGCCACAATCATGGGACCT aaTGATAGTCCATATCAGGGTGGAGTCTTTTTCTTGACAATTCACTTTCCTACAGACTACCCTTTCAAACCACCCAAG GTTGCGTTTACTACAAGAATTTATCATCCAAATATTAACAGTAATGGCAGCATCTGTCTTGATATTCTAAGATCACAGTGGTCCCCTGCTTTAACTATTTCTAAAG TACTATTGTCCATTTGTTCACTGTTATGTGATCCAAATCCTGAGGACCCGCTAGTGCCAGAGATTGCACGTATATACAAAACAGATAGGGAAAA GTATAACAAACTAGCCCGGGAATGGACTCAGAAATATGCAATGTGA